Proteins encoded by one window of Mustela erminea isolate mMusErm1 chromosome 7, mMusErm1.Pri, whole genome shotgun sequence:
- the SPATA2 gene encoding spermatogenesis-associated protein 2, which yields MGKPSSMDTKYKDDLFRKYVQFHEGRVDTTPSKQRPGSDEYLRVAASALLSLHKVDPFYRFRLIQFYEVVESSLRSLSSSSLRALHCAFSVLETVGVNLFLYPWKKEFRSIKTYTGPFVYYVKSSLLEEDIRAILHYMGYVPELGTAYRLKELVETLQVKMVSFELFLAKVECEQMLEIHSQVKDKGYSELDVVNERKSSTEDVRGCSEALRRRAEGREHLTASMARVALQKSASERAAKDYYKPRVTKPSRSVDAYDSYWESRKPPLKASLSLRKEPTAPDVGDDLKDEIIRPSASLLTMSSSPHGSPDDLPSASPSNGLGLLRGTYFSAQDDVDLYTDSEPRAAYRRQDALRPDVWLVRNDAHPVYHKRSPPAKESSLSKCQNCGLSCNSSLCQRCDSLLAGPPASKPGAFSGKPSAHDSLAHGSSLREKYAGQTQGLERLPHLHPKPKTPTTATSRCGFCNRPGATNTCTQCSKVSCDGCLSAYHYDPCCKKNELHKFMPNNQLNYKSTQLSHLVYR from the exons ATGGGGAAGCCCAGTTCAATGGATACGAAATATAAGGATGACTTATTTCGGAAGTACGTGcagttccatgagggcagagtGGACACTACCCCCAGCAAGCAGCGGCCTGGCAGTGATGAGTACCTTCGAGTGGCAGCCTCGGCCCTGCTCAGCCTACACAAGGTGGATCCCTTCTATCGATTCCGGCTGATCCAGTTCTATGAGGTGGTGGAGAGCTCCCTGCGCTCGCTCAGCTCTTCCAGCCTGCGGGCTTTGCACTGCGCCTTCAGTGTGCTGGAAACGGTGGGCGTCAACCTCTTCCTCTACCCGTGGAAGAAGGAATTCAGAAGCATCAAG ACCTACACGGGCCCCTTCGTTTATTATGTCAAGTCGTCGTTACTGGAAGAGGACATCCGAGCCATCCTGCATTACATGGGCTACGTGCCTGAGTTAGGGACTGCGTACAGACTCAAGGAGCTTGTGGAGACCCTCCAGGTGAAGATGGTCTCCTTTGAGCTCTTTCTGGCCAAGGTGGAGTGTGAGCAGATGCTGGAAATCCACTCACAAGTCAAGGACAAGGGCTACTCCGAGCTGGACGTGGTGAACGAGCGCAAAAGCAGCACGGAGGATGTGCGGGGCTGCTCGGAGGCCCTGCGGCGGCGGGCTGAGGGCCGGGAGCACCTGACGGCCTCCATGGCCCGCGTGGCGCTGCAGAAGTCAGCCAGCGAGCGGGCGGCCAAGGACTACTACAAGCCGAGGGTGACCAAGCCCTCGAGGTCGGTAGATGCCTACGACAGCTACTGGGAGAGCCGGAAGCCACCCCTGAAGGCCTCGCTGAGCCTGCGGAAGGAGCCCACGGCGCCAGACGTGGGGGACGACCTCAAGGATGAGATCATTCGCCCGTCTGCTTCGCTGCTGACCATGTCCAGCTCCCCCCATGGAAGCCCAGATGACCTGCCGTCCGCCTCCCCCAGCAACGGCCTCGGCCTGCTGCGTGGCACATACTTCTCCGCTCAGGACGACGTGGATCTGTACACAGACTCGGAGCCCAGGGCCGCATACCGGAGGCAGGACGCCCTGCGGCCGGACGTGTGGCTGGTCCGAAACGATGCCCACCCCGTCTACCACAAGCGCTCACCCCCCGCCAAAGAGTCCTCCCTGTCCAAGTGCCAAAACTGTGGGCTGTCCTGCaactcctccctctgccagcGCTGCGACAGCCTGCTCGCGGGTCCCCCAGCCTCCAAGCCCGGCGCCTTCTCTGGCAAGCCCTCCGCCCACGACAGCCTGGCCCATGGGTCGTCTCTGCGGGAGAAGTACGCTGGCCAGACGCAGGGCCTTGAGCGGCTGCCACACCTCCACCCAAAACCCAAGACCCCCACCACAGCCACCTCCCGCTGTGGCTTCTGCAACCGCCCGGGTGCCACCAACACCTGCACCCAGTGTTCGAAAGTCTCCTGCGACGGCTGTCTCAGCGCCTACCATTACGACCCCTGCTGCAAAAAGAATGAGCTGCACAAGTTCATGCCCAACAACCAGCTGAACTACAAGTCCACCCAGCTCTCCCATCTCGTGTACAGATAG